Proteins encoded within one genomic window of Companilactobacillus sp.:
- a CDS encoding TMEM175 family protein — translation MSKSRLEAFSDGVMAIILTILVLDIKLPDKYSWSVLWDAKMQFITYIASFLLVAMIWNQHHQMFLKVKKINGQVLWANIILLFWLSLIPVAAGWYGRNVFSPEAGVLFAVIVIFFNLAFLWLNHCVEKADEKANATRNKRRFNFLSILSLIVNIAAVFISYFFPPFVLIATFCNGLLWVIPIQLD, via the coding sequence ATGTCGAAAAGTCGTCTTGAAGCTTTTTCAGATGGTGTAATGGCTATTATTTTAACCATCTTAGTCTTGGATATTAAATTGCCAGACAAATATAGCTGGTCTGTTTTATGGGATGCAAAAATGCAATTCATTACCTATATTGCAAGTTTTTTGTTGGTCGCAATGATCTGGAATCAACATCATCAAATGTTTTTAAAAGTTAAAAAAATTAATGGACAAGTATTGTGGGCCAATATCATCTTATTATTCTGGCTCTCACTGATACCCGTTGCGGCTGGATGGTATGGACGAAATGTCTTTTCACCAGAGGCTGGCGTCTTATTTGCAGTTATCGTAATATTCTTTAACTTAGCATTTCTTTGGCTAAATCACTGCGTTGAAAAAGCTGATGAGAAAGCTAATGCCACCAGGAACAAACGACGTTTCAATTTTCTGAGTATATTATCTTTAATTGTAAATATCGCAGCAGTATTCATTTCATATTTCTTCCCACCATTTGTGCTAATCGCTACATTTTGTAATGGATTACTTTGGGTTATTCCAATTCAATTAGACTAA
- a CDS encoding PTS sugar transporter subunit IIB: MTKQVLLTCGAGASSGFMAAAARKAAKSMTADLEFRAKSESEVEDAMPNIDLLLIAPHLKYMLAEVKDLSAENNVKCAIIPQQIYGMLDGKGLVELALKELAV; encoded by the coding sequence ATGACCAAACAAGTTTTACTAACCTGTGGCGCTGGTGCTTCATCCGGCTTCATGGCTGCTGCAGCAAGAAAAGCTGCTAAGTCGATGACGGCGGATCTTGAATTCAGAGCGAAGAGTGAATCTGAAGTTGAAGATGCAATGCCGAACATTGACTTATTATTGATCGCACCGCATTTGAAATATATGTTGGCTGAGGTCAAAGATCTGTCGGCTGAAAACAACGTCAAATGTGCCATCATTCCACAACAAATCTATGGAATGCTCGATGGAAAAGGTTTAGTTGAGCTGGCATTGAAAGAATTGGCGGTGTAA
- a CDS encoding PTS lactose/cellobiose transporter subunit IIA — translation MQVILHAGDAREKIFQAVDEASNGEFEAAKILMGEANTELLKAHQAQTNTLQLEAEGINIPYSTLFSHAQDTLMTVKTEQNLIKQMIKLYKKLGEK, via the coding sequence ATGCAAGTGATCTTACATGCTGGCGATGCACGTGAAAAAATTTTTCAAGCGGTTGATGAAGCTTCTAATGGTGAATTTGAAGCTGCCAAAATTTTGATGGGCGAAGCTAACACTGAACTACTCAAAGCACATCAAGCACAGACTAATACGTTGCAGTTGGAAGCTGAAGGCATCAACATTCCGTATTCAACATTATTCAGTCATGCGCAAGATACTTTGATGACGGTGAAGACTGAACAAAATTTGATCAAACAAATGATCAAACTATACAAGAAATTAGGGGAGAAATAA
- a CDS encoding PTS sugar transporter subunit IIC, giving the protein MDIFMNWMTDSFAPKVNKIARNPWMDSIQQAILSGMPLILIGSFATILGLIKDYVPTFPDFSLLNTFSLGLFSLFLAYLIPESVMKHKKHTEVSKQAGLAGIAFFLMLIFPKINAASGKITFDMSSLGTAGMIAALVSGLFVGFVMNLFANFKLVKEDSAIPDFVAVWFNTIFPMITILLVGWLFTFQLKINLSSVINAAFSPLTALGQSFWGLLILTFLSFGFLYSFGISTWVLTPIMYAIELPAMAQNHAAFVAGRPAANVFTVEAVALTLIGGGGLTLSLCLMLAFMAKSERLRIIGKASLVPAIFNINEPLVFGAPVAFNPILMIPMWINTLVAPILLWLTMKTNLVPIPHSPFQLWYTPSPIMGWVVTKSVMGLLFVLILFAISWAIYYPFFKVYDRQAVEQDASLAGEE; this is encoded by the coding sequence TTGGACATATTTATGAATTGGATGACAGACAGTTTTGCTCCAAAAGTGAACAAGATTGCCAGAAATCCGTGGATGGATTCGATCCAACAAGCAATTTTATCAGGCATGCCATTGATCCTGATCGGCTCATTTGCGACTATTTTGGGACTGATCAAAGACTACGTGCCAACATTTCCAGATTTTTCATTACTAAATACCTTTTCTTTAGGACTTTTTTCGTTATTTTTAGCTTATCTGATTCCGGAATCAGTTATGAAACATAAGAAACACACTGAAGTATCCAAACAAGCTGGCCTTGCCGGTATCGCATTTTTCCTAATGTTGATTTTTCCAAAGATCAATGCTGCTTCTGGAAAAATCACTTTCGACATGAGTTCATTAGGAACAGCAGGAATGATTGCTGCCTTAGTTTCGGGATTATTTGTCGGATTCGTGATGAACTTGTTTGCTAACTTCAAACTAGTCAAAGAGGATTCAGCGATTCCCGATTTTGTGGCAGTTTGGTTCAACACGATTTTTCCAATGATCACGATTCTTTTAGTCGGTTGGCTATTCACTTTCCAGCTCAAGATCAATCTGTCGTCAGTGATCAACGCTGCCTTTAGTCCACTGACTGCGTTAGGTCAGAGTTTCTGGGGATTATTGATCTTGACCTTCTTATCATTTGGATTCCTATATTCATTTGGTATCTCAACGTGGGTCTTAACGCCAATCATGTATGCAATCGAACTTCCAGCGATGGCTCAAAATCATGCGGCCTTTGTGGCGGGACGTCCAGCTGCCAATGTCTTCACGGTTGAAGCAGTTGCTTTGACGTTGATCGGTGGCGGTGGTTTAACACTATCGTTATGTTTGATGTTAGCTTTTATGGCAAAGTCAGAACGACTTAGAATTATTGGCAAAGCATCATTAGTTCCAGCTATTTTCAACATTAACGAACCATTAGTATTTGGTGCTCCCGTAGCGTTTAACCCGATTTTGATGATTCCAATGTGGATCAATACTTTAGTAGCGCCAATCTTGTTGTGGCTGACGATGAAAACGAATTTAGTGCCGATTCCACATTCGCCATTCCAATTGTGGTACACGCCATCGCCGATCATGGGTTGGGTCGTGACTAAATCAGTCATGGGCTTGTTGTTTGTTCTGATTTTATTTGCAATTTCATGGGCAATCTACTATCCATTCTTTAAAGTTTATGACCGTCAAGCGGTTGAACAAGATGCCAGTTTAGCTGGGGAAGAGTAA
- a CDS encoding glycoside hydrolase family 1 protein yields MRNNKYPYFPENFLWAGAQAASQADGAYGVEGKKANLSDLQPFQAGLTNSEIQQLEQDGMSLQEIQNNLEDEQHFFPKRHGIDFYHTYETDLELLAKAGLKAFRTSIDWSRVFPNGDDKQPNEVALKHYDKMINKMIDLGIEPIITMMHYEMPINLTLNYGGWVNKNVITMFVKYGEVLLDRFGDRVKYWLLINQINMIQVEPYLSLGIASDQYENVEEAQYQAVHNQLVACAQIQQYAKAKHDSQLKIGTMVADGTAYPHSCKPDDVVLAMWHNRMQYYFTDVAFRGEYPKYVLNYFAEKKLRINITEEERLLLKNNTLDYMGISYYFSQMVNASKNDKIPYSVTDNPNLDATPWGWNIDPQGLYNTLSQYWDRYQKPILIAENGFGNYDKLEDGQVHDQYRSDYLSAHIEQVGRAIYDGADIIGYCMWAPIDIISCSSQQMSKRYGIIYVDINDEGKGSRKRYLKDSYKWYRQVITSNGSKI; encoded by the coding sequence ATGCGCAACAATAAATATCCGTATTTCCCAGAAAACTTTTTATGGGCAGGGGCTCAGGCCGCTAGTCAAGCAGACGGAGCTTACGGCGTTGAGGGTAAAAAGGCGAACTTGTCTGACTTGCAGCCATTTCAAGCAGGACTGACTAACAGCGAGATTCAGCAGTTGGAACAAGACGGGATGTCGTTACAAGAGATTCAAAATAATCTTGAAGATGAACAACACTTTTTTCCCAAGCGACACGGAATCGATTTTTATCATACCTATGAAACTGACTTAGAACTATTGGCAAAAGCAGGGTTGAAGGCGTTTCGGACTTCGATCGATTGGTCGCGGGTATTTCCTAACGGCGATGATAAACAACCCAATGAGGTGGCTTTAAAGCATTACGATAAAATGATCAACAAGATGATCGACTTAGGAATTGAGCCGATCATTACGATGATGCATTATGAAATGCCAATCAATTTAACGTTGAATTATGGCGGCTGGGTCAATAAAAATGTCATTACGATGTTCGTTAAATACGGCGAAGTCTTGCTGGACCGTTTCGGCGACCGCGTTAAATATTGGTTGTTGATCAATCAGATCAATATGATCCAAGTTGAGCCTTATTTGTCATTAGGAATCGCGAGCGACCAGTATGAAAATGTCGAAGAAGCTCAGTATCAAGCGGTCCATAATCAGTTGGTCGCTTGTGCGCAGATTCAGCAATACGCCAAGGCAAAACATGACTCACAGTTAAAAATTGGGACCATGGTGGCTGACGGAACAGCGTATCCGCATTCTTGCAAACCTGACGACGTGGTTTTAGCCATGTGGCACAATCGGATGCAGTACTACTTTACTGACGTTGCCTTTCGTGGCGAATATCCGAAGTATGTCTTGAACTACTTTGCTGAAAAAAAGCTGCGGATCAATATTACTGAAGAAGAGCGTCTATTATTAAAAAACAATACCCTAGATTATATGGGCATTTCATATTATTTTTCACAGATGGTCAATGCTTCCAAGAATGACAAGATTCCTTATTCAGTCACTGATAATCCGAATTTAGATGCGACTCCTTGGGGTTGGAACATTGATCCACAAGGGTTGTACAACACATTGTCGCAGTATTGGGATAGGTATCAAAAACCAATCTTGATTGCTGAAAATGGATTTGGCAACTACGATAAATTAGAAGATGGACAAGTTCATGACCAGTATCGGTCTGATTATTTGTCGGCTCATATTGAACAAGTTGGACGAGCTATATACGATGGCGCTGACATTATCGGCTATTGCATGTGGGCACCGATCGATATCATCAGTTGCTCATCGCAACAAATGTCCAAACGCTACGGAATAATTTATGTCGATATCAATGACGAAGGTAAGGGATCACGCAAACGTTACTTGAAAGACAGTTATAAGTGGTATCGTCAAGTTATCACATCAAATGGTTCAAAAATATAA
- a CDS encoding dihydrofolate reductase family protein has translation MTRKVILFIAQSLDGYIAKRNGSVDFLNHDNGYALDVDRQYDKLTEHIDTVIMGRTTYDQVVNELSPDAYPYVDYQSYILTSHELPDTEHIHFVNDDVTDLVTRLKAQPSKKDIWIIGGSTVVNPLMNANLIDTLQIGIVPVVLGSGIPLFNETVDPKRLTLVEAKKVNNIAYLEYRP, from the coding sequence ATGACACGAAAAGTAATTCTTTTTATCGCACAATCGCTCGACGGATACATTGCCAAACGTAACGGCAGCGTCGATTTTTTAAATCATGACAATGGCTATGCACTTGATGTTGACCGCCAGTACGACAAGTTGACTGAACACATCGACACGGTGATCATGGGACGGACGACCTATGACCAAGTAGTCAATGAATTGTCGCCTGATGCGTATCCTTACGTGGATTATCAGTCGTATATTTTGACATCGCATGAGTTGCCAGATACCGAGCACATCCATTTTGTAAATGATGACGTAACTGATTTGGTAACACGTCTAAAGGCTCAACCTTCCAAAAAAGATATTTGGATCATTGGCGGCAGCACCGTGGTCAATCCACTGATGAACGCTAATTTGATCGACACTTTGCAAATTGGGATCGTTCCAGTAGTGTTAGGCTCAGGAATCCCGCTGTTTAACGAGACTGTAGACCCTAAGCGTTTGACTCTGGTCGAGGCGAAAAAAGTGAACAACATTGCCTATCTAGAATATCGCCCATAA
- a CDS encoding ArsR/SmtB family transcription factor, with translation MLDEKMMNYKDSLYSELAKIGKSLSSDRRLEIMDLLTQGPKTVESIANNTGLSIANTSRHLQILREGNLVKRTKDKNYVVYALASPKIIELVYLLRDVGEDQLSAIKQIQDDYNESENVYTLTLEQAFEKMQNQNVELLDVRPKDEYDAGHIDRAKNIPIDDLESEVNRIPKDKDIIVYCRGHLCAYTNQATHILNQSGRKAYSLNESYYDWKKYIEAK, from the coding sequence ATGCTTGATGAAAAGATGATGAACTATAAAGATAGTCTCTATTCAGAATTAGCTAAGATCGGCAAAAGTCTTTCCAGCGACCGCAGACTAGAGATCATGGACCTTTTGACGCAGGGACCAAAGACCGTCGAGTCCATCGCTAACAATACTGGACTAAGCATTGCCAATACGTCGCGTCACTTGCAGATCTTGCGTGAAGGTAACTTGGTCAAACGTACCAAAGATAAGAATTACGTCGTTTATGCACTAGCTAGTCCTAAGATCATTGAACTAGTCTACTTGCTGCGTGACGTTGGTGAAGACCAGCTTTCAGCAATCAAACAAATTCAAGACGATTATAATGAGTCGGAAAATGTTTATACTCTAACGCTGGAACAAGCCTTTGAAAAAATGCAGAATCAAAATGTAGAATTGTTAGACGTTCGCCCGAAGGATGAATACGATGCTGGACACATCGATCGAGCTAAGAATATTCCAATCGATGACCTAGAATCAGAAGTTAATCGAATTCCTAAAGATAAAGACATTATCGTCTATTGTCGAGGTCACTTATGTGCCTATACTAACCAGGCAACGCACATCTTAAATCAATCCGGACGCAAAGCATATAGTTTGAATGAGAGCTACTACGACTGGAAAAAATATATCGAAGCTAAGTAA
- the trxB gene encoding thioredoxin-disulfide reductase yields the protein MADKYDVVVIGAGPAGMTAALYASRANLKVAMLDRGIYGGQMNNTAEIENYPGFKSILGPDLSEEMYQSSTQFGAEYVYGTVESVTVDSDGIKHIQTDQGELTAPAVIIATGSESRKLGVLGEEEFSGKGVSYCAVCDGAFYKDRDVAVIGGGDSAIEEGMYLANLAKSVTVIHRRDQLRAQKILQSRAFANKNMHFIWDTVATEIVGTDRKITGLKLHNKKTGEDSQMDVDGVFIYVGANPMTESFTDLGITNEAGWIPTNDRMETNIPGIYAIGDVRDKTLRQITTAVGDAGIAGQEVFSYISSLNDKELVK from the coding sequence TTGGCAGACAAATATGATGTAGTTGTAATTGGTGCCGGTCCTGCAGGAATGACTGCAGCACTTTACGCATCACGTGCAAATTTAAAAGTAGCAATGTTAGACCGTGGGATCTACGGCGGTCAAATGAACAATACAGCTGAGATCGAGAATTATCCCGGATTTAAATCGATCCTCGGACCAGATCTATCCGAAGAAATGTATCAAAGCTCGACTCAATTTGGTGCTGAATATGTCTATGGGACTGTCGAATCAGTCACAGTTGACTCGGATGGCATCAAACATATTCAGACTGATCAAGGCGAGTTGACTGCACCAGCAGTTATCATCGCCACAGGTTCAGAAAGTCGTAAACTTGGCGTTCTCGGCGAAGAAGAATTCAGTGGAAAAGGCGTATCTTACTGTGCCGTCTGTGATGGTGCTTTTTACAAGGACCGTGACGTTGCTGTTATCGGTGGCGGAGATTCTGCCATTGAAGAAGGCATGTATCTAGCAAACTTGGCTAAATCAGTCACAGTTATCCACCGTCGTGACCAATTGCGTGCCCAAAAGATCTTGCAAAGCAGAGCTTTTGCTAACAAAAACATGCATTTCATTTGGGATACAGTAGCTACAGAGATCGTCGGAACAGACCGTAAGATCACAGGTCTCAAATTACACAACAAGAAGACAGGCGAAGATAGTCAAATGGATGTCGACGGCGTATTCATATACGTTGGTGCAAATCCAATGACTGAATCATTTACCGATTTAGGAATCACCAATGAAGCGGGTTGGATCCCAACAAACGACCGCATGGAAACTAACATTCCCGGAATTTATGCAATAGGGGATGTCCGTGACAAAACTTTGCGTCAAATCACCACAGCAGTTGGAGATGCAGGTATTGCAGGTCAAGAAGTATTCTCATACATTTCAAGTTTAAACGACAAAGAATTAGTAAAATAA
- the trxA gene encoding thioredoxin, translated as MVVDITDKTFEDETSKGVTLTDFWATWCPPCKMQGPILDQLDQEIGDKVKFTKMDVDANPATPTGFGIMSIPTLIIKKDGQVVEKLVGLHQKAQLKEVLAKYRD; from the coding sequence ATGGTTGTAGATATTACCGATAAGACATTTGAAGATGAAACATCAAAGGGCGTAACGCTAACAGATTTTTGGGCAACTTGGTGTCCTCCATGTAAGATGCAAGGACCTATCCTTGACCAATTAGATCAAGAAATTGGCGATAAGGTTAAGTTCACAAAGATGGACGTTGATGCAAACCCAGCAACACCAACAGGTTTTGGTATCATGTCAATTCCAACCTTGATCATTAAAAAAGATGGCCAAGTAGTTGAAAAGTTAGTTGGACTACATCAAAAGGCTCAATTGAAAGAAGTTTTAGCAAAATATCGTGACTAA
- a CDS encoding Bax inhibitor-1/YccA family protein, with protein sequence MQTIDKSRANGLARFTSLVYLYTGLGVAFWLLVANAIARNAALSKVVMSGMVSHPVIFSIVIMAVAFGFISMANAFATRSYFMTFISYVLFLTTFAVFGIPIFYAYSAQSITQALVVTSVIFIVSSLFGYFTKKDLTTWSRTLLIGLISIIAVSIINLVFFKSSLLMLGINIAVIVVFLFYIAFDAQNIKRIYEQAQGSETLGAIALVASINLVLDFINVLLSLLSIFGNNN encoded by the coding sequence ATGCAAACAATAGATAAATCTAGAGCTAATGGCTTAGCTCGTTTCACTTCACTGGTGTACTTGTACACTGGATTGGGTGTGGCATTCTGGTTGTTAGTTGCTAACGCCATCGCCAGAAATGCTGCATTGTCAAAAGTGGTCATGAGCGGAATGGTATCGCATCCGGTAATTTTTTCAATCGTGATCATGGCTGTTGCATTTGGATTCATTAGTATGGCTAATGCCTTTGCGACTCGGTCGTACTTTATGACCTTTATCAGTTACGTGTTGTTCTTAACGACATTTGCTGTATTCGGTATTCCGATTTTCTACGCTTACTCAGCCCAAAGCATTACTCAAGCGTTAGTTGTTACTTCAGTGATCTTCATCGTTTCATCATTGTTCGGTTACTTCACTAAGAAGGACTTAACAACTTGGAGCAGAACTTTATTGATCGGCTTGATCTCAATTATCGCCGTTTCAATTATCAACTTAGTCTTCTTCAAGAGTTCACTCTTGATGCTAGGTATCAACATCGCCGTTATCGTAGTATTCTTGTTCTACATCGCCTTTGATGCTCAAAACATCAAACGTATCTACGAACAAGCTCAAGGTTCAGAAACGCTTGGTGCCATCGCACTAGTTGCTTCGATCAACTTAGTACTCGACTTCATCAACGTATTGTTGAGTCTACTTTCAATCTTCGGTAACAACAATTAA
- a CDS encoding Ltp family lipoprotein — protein sequence MNSQNEKPKKKIYKRWWFWLIILFGIITYAVNTSSKTESNGEHAKVAQSGSNKAKDNSSKNTENADNKVSQQTKESKPSVPVEYSSALTKAKSYSSLMHMSKKRIFDQLTSEYGEKFSEEAANYAVDNLNADYNENALKKAKSYQDHMSMSPDAIRDQLTSDYGEKFTPEEANYAIEHLAK from the coding sequence ATGAATTCACAAAACGAGAAGCCAAAGAAAAAAATATATAAAAGATGGTGGTTCTGGCTAATTATCTTATTCGGAATCATTACCTATGCCGTAAACACATCATCAAAAACTGAGTCAAACGGTGAACATGCAAAAGTTGCCCAATCAGGCAGCAACAAAGCTAAAGATAATAGTAGTAAAAACACTGAAAATGCAGACAATAAGGTTAGCCAACAAACTAAGGAATCAAAACCTTCAGTACCTGTAGAATATAGTTCTGCGTTAACAAAAGCAAAATCTTACTCATCATTAATGCACATGTCTAAAAAAAGGATTTTTGACCAACTAACTTCAGAATATGGTGAAAAATTTTCTGAAGAAGCTGCAAATTATGCCGTTGATAATCTAAACGCTGACTATAACGAAAATGCTTTGAAAAAAGCAAAATCTTATCAAGATCACATGTCCATGTCTCCAGATGCCATAAGAGACCAGCTTACATCGGATTACGGTGAAAAATTCACACCAGAAGAGGCCAATTACGCAATAGAACATTTAGCGAAGTAA
- the asnA gene encoding aspartate--ammonia ligase, with amino-acid sequence MHIIKPKDYEPKLTTKQTQAAIRFIRETFQDEFGKELNLSRISAPMFLEKDTGLNDNLNGVEKPVSFEMKDMPGKTIEIVHSLAKWKRWALKHYDFQLGEGLYTNMNAIRKDEDLDNFHSIYVDQWDWEKVIKKEDRTKETLEATVKEIFKVIKHMEHEVWYKFPEAVHHLPDEIHFVTSQELEDRWPDKTPRERENAITKELGCVFIEQIGGALKSGKPHDLRAPDYDDWKLNGDIMFWYEPLQQAIEISSMGVRVDAKSMAEQLKITGEEQRLELPYHKMIMSEELPFTIGGGIGQSRLCMLLLGKAHVGEVQASVWPEEYIKDCAKYNIHIL; translated from the coding sequence ATGCATATTATTAAACCGAAGGACTACGAACCAAAATTAACAACGAAACAAACACAAGCTGCAATTCGTTTCATTCGTGAAACATTCCAAGATGAATTCGGTAAAGAATTGAACCTTTCACGTATTTCTGCACCAATGTTTCTTGAAAAGGACACTGGTCTAAATGATAACCTTAACGGTGTTGAAAAACCTGTATCCTTTGAAATGAAAGACATGCCAGGTAAAACAATCGAAATCGTCCACTCACTTGCTAAGTGGAAACGCTGGGCTTTGAAACATTACGACTTCCAACTAGGCGAAGGTCTTTACACTAACATGAATGCCATCAGAAAAGACGAAGACCTCGACAACTTCCACTCAATCTACGTTGACCAATGGGACTGGGAAAAAGTTATCAAAAAAGAAGATCGTACAAAAGAAACGCTTGAAGCTACTGTTAAAGAAATTTTCAAAGTTATCAAGCATATGGAACACGAAGTTTGGTACAAGTTCCCCGAAGCAGTTCACCACTTACCTGATGAAATTCACTTCGTAACATCACAAGAACTTGAAGACAGATGGCCAGACAAGACACCTAGAGAACGTGAAAACGCCATTACTAAGGAACTCGGATGCGTCTTCATCGAACAAATCGGTGGTGCTCTAAAGAGTGGCAAGCCTCATGACTTACGTGCCCCTGATTACGATGACTGGAAACTAAACGGTGACATCATGTTCTGGTACGAACCATTGCAACAAGCTATCGAAATTTCTTCAATGGGTGTTCGTGTTGATGCTAAATCAATGGCAGAACAATTGAAGATCACAGGTGAAGAACAAAGACTAGAATTGCCATATCACAAGATGATCATGTCTGAAGAACTTCCATTCACTATCGGTGGTGGTATCGGTCAATCACGTCTATGTATGTTACTTCTTGGTAAAGCTCATGTCGGCGAAGTACAAGCCAGCGTTTGGCCAGAAGAATATATCAAAGATTGCGCTAAGTACAACATTCATATCCTATAA
- a CDS encoding TetR family transcriptional regulator has protein sequence MSLDKRITKTNDAILDAFIILARTHPLNKITITALAQAAGISRKTFYNRYSSIDQLIFSLRKYMVEKFKDVFIPPVDENGELNNDYIKEFLNFARDNHELISILKDDSDEFLHVAISERKTDFTEFLISTGKFDKDTAMTIAPWLITVYFKELEYLINQWLFTDNNLSDTDMTNLIIFLFKSSIKAE, from the coding sequence ATGTCATTGGATAAACGAATTACTAAGACTAACGATGCTATATTAGATGCGTTTATTATCTTGGCGAGAACGCATCCCCTAAACAAAATAACGATCACAGCTTTAGCACAAGCGGCAGGTATCAGTCGCAAAACTTTTTACAATCGTTACTCAAGTATCGACCAGCTGATTTTTTCATTACGGAAATATATGGTCGAAAAATTCAAAGATGTTTTCATACCGCCTGTTGATGAAAATGGTGAACTGAACAACGATTACATCAAAGAGTTCCTGAATTTTGCACGCGACAATCATGAATTGATTAGCATCCTAAAGGATGACTCAGACGAATTTTTACACGTGGCGATTTCAGAACGTAAAACTGACTTCACCGAATTTCTGATCTCAACTGGGAAATTCGACAAAGATACTGCGATGACGATTGCACCATGGCTGATCACAGTATATTTCAAGGAATTAGAATACTTGATCAATCAATGGCTGTTTACCGACAATAATTTGTCGGATACGGATATGACGAACTTGATCATCTTTTTATTTAAATCATCGATCAAAGCAGAATAA